The Calditrichota bacterium genome includes a region encoding these proteins:
- a CDS encoding AsmA family protein, producing the protein MIRKIAYIAVHAAIVFLTLILIALLVLTKVFSPEKIRTLIRDNLSVATSRAVEIEAVSFNAFKGLMLSNVNIYEKSDGQNTPSDSALFFHIDKLELRYFLPALLKMELQVNKIVFDHPVFHLVQDSSGAWNFDDIFAADTTAMDTAAADTSPGQLPFTLNVKEIALKNLVVQADVAQRDSHIVLRSGGVSLTVSETFLPKFSSKKFEKKVRTKIVLQSDDQPWNIFIENKNTGSAAEYQAKLRANLSAKVHSLETFSATAAVSVTDARARFRKKTQDSFDWVNFPLPQVFSLGLNLQGNARSGDFQVQQLDFALGQETVVELTGKIRQAFKAPFFDLKVVRSDANLERLFTSFVPFLPDSLREQLEGLKFAGRLSFLGSKFRGNPTATTPDSALQFRAALNLLNFSFEQAQPLTKVENLNVEFFATGTVQAGNMQDARANLKFNAAQIFSLADTVAYSAEKITADFYGHLNANFLPDTVNGKLRIGNVFDSPLTLAIDVKASDNFNKFLATLNLKSDSLSLGKLTQEAAAGNASVALQVTASSLDSIVANLQMKTGELEVISEPENLTFSPLKADGRLLFSADTAFQLIRLNPSTLTVGDFADMFFSGELALTDSPRLKLTVDSLIVKHSRLWRALPEILTEELSGLSIRGKTRLIAHSDFDLSAEGDSAMIVVGDVFLNGGFDYPEQFISVGKINSHFSFHSNGFSSSAAGAINVDSLVLIGVQDKPVEGIQLTTKLHMPSPEQIVVDSARLEIPQWKMELTAAGALDSLSGVMKGKFRSFFAFNSEGDTTRLLNDDLALCGKLSLKNDMQIAGDELRVGGSVQTDWLDIFYADLLQIDSLAGRINFAEALDMVNGTVISAKSGTNKVNSAHKFFYDVFRPYYLTDEKNQSVLTIKSVRAMNYLIENFRSDILIKNEKIEIPNFQADIYGGNVSGQIFVNIADGTPENIQWLVKANVARLNSSRLLPAGRLEEESAELDMTLELNGKGVDPAEYLELSGFLYVTKIGVKFTDNMLQSLDPQQTDKSIQDTRRLLKWGYKPKLVSVEIKHDNLYPTIHLVKGSFFAKLIPLNLSGGKIELARIPLQIIFSSLETSSQ; encoded by the coding sequence ATGATCAGAAAAATTGCCTACATTGCAGTTCACGCGGCAATCGTTTTCCTCACCCTGATTTTGATCGCGCTGTTAGTGCTGACCAAGGTTTTCTCACCGGAAAAAATCAGAACGCTCATCCGAGATAATTTATCCGTTGCCACCAGCAGAGCAGTGGAAATTGAAGCTGTCTCTTTCAACGCCTTCAAAGGCCTGATGTTGTCGAATGTAAACATCTACGAGAAATCAGACGGGCAAAATACGCCTTCGGACTCGGCGCTATTTTTTCACATTGACAAATTGGAACTGCGCTATTTTCTGCCGGCGCTGCTGAAAATGGAGCTGCAAGTCAACAAAATTGTGTTTGACCACCCGGTTTTTCACCTGGTTCAGGACAGCAGCGGCGCGTGGAATTTTGACGACATTTTTGCCGCGGACACCACGGCGATGGACACTGCGGCAGCGGACACTTCCCCGGGGCAATTGCCTTTCACTTTGAATGTCAAAGAGATTGCTCTGAAAAATTTAGTTGTGCAAGCTGATGTTGCCCAGCGAGACTCACACATTGTCCTGCGCTCCGGCGGTGTGTCTCTCACCGTGAGCGAAACTTTTCTCCCAAAATTTTCTTCAAAAAAATTTGAGAAAAAGGTGCGCACCAAAATCGTTCTTCAGTCGGATGACCAGCCGTGGAATATTTTCATTGAAAATAAAAACACCGGATCGGCGGCGGAATATCAGGCGAAGCTACGAGCGAACCTCAGCGCAAAAGTTCACAGTCTGGAGACATTTTCCGCAACGGCTGCCGTTTCCGTGACGGATGCGCGCGCCCGTTTCCGAAAAAAGACACAGGATTCATTTGATTGGGTAAATTTTCCTCTACCGCAGGTTTTTTCCCTTGGTCTGAATTTGCAGGGAAATGCCAGGTCCGGTGACTTTCAGGTACAGCAACTCGATTTTGCTCTGGGTCAAGAAACAGTTGTTGAACTCACTGGTAAAATTCGTCAGGCATTTAAGGCGCCGTTTTTTGATTTGAAAGTTGTGCGTAGCGATGCTAACTTGGAGCGATTGTTTACCTCGTTCGTTCCCTTTTTGCCAGATTCGCTCCGCGAACAATTAGAGGGACTGAAATTCGCAGGTCGCCTCTCGTTTTTGGGCTCAAAATTTCGCGGCAATCCAACGGCGACCACGCCGGACAGCGCGCTGCAATTTCGGGCGGCGCTTAACCTGCTGAATTTTTCGTTTGAACAAGCGCAGCCACTCACCAAAGTTGAAAATCTCAACGTCGAGTTTTTTGCCACCGGGACAGTGCAAGCGGGGAACATGCAAGACGCGCGCGCTAATTTGAAATTCAACGCGGCACAAATTTTTTCTCTGGCGGACACCGTCGCCTATTCTGCGGAGAAAATCACAGCGGATTTTTATGGGCATTTGAATGCAAATTTTTTGCCCGACACGGTGAACGGAAAATTGAGAATCGGTAATGTGTTCGACTCGCCGCTGACGCTGGCAATTGACGTCAAAGCCAGCGACAATTTCAACAAATTTCTGGCGACGTTGAACCTGAAAAGCGACAGTCTTTCTCTGGGGAAACTGACGCAGGAAGCCGCAGCAGGAAATGCAAGCGTCGCTTTGCAAGTGACGGCGTCTTCGCTGGATTCCATCGTGGCAAATTTACAGATGAAAACCGGCGAGTTGGAAGTGATTTCCGAGCCGGAAAATCTGACTTTTTCTCCGCTAAAAGCTGACGGACGACTGCTTTTCTCCGCGGACACGGCTTTTCAACTCATTCGTCTCAACCCGTCGACGCTGACGGTCGGTGATTTTGCTGATATGTTTTTCTCCGGCGAACTGGCGCTGACGGACTCACCCCGCTTGAAATTGACTGTCGACAGTTTGATTGTGAAACATTCCCGTTTATGGCGCGCGCTGCCGGAAATTTTGACTGAAGAATTGAGCGGGCTCAGCATTCGCGGGAAGACGCGTCTGATCGCCCATTCTGACTTTGATTTGTCCGCTGAAGGAGATTCTGCAATGATTGTCGTCGGCGATGTTTTTCTCAATGGCGGCTTCGATTATCCGGAGCAGTTTATTTCCGTGGGGAAAATTAACTCCCATTTTAGTTTTCATTCCAACGGCTTCTCATCGTCAGCAGCCGGCGCGATTAATGTGGACAGCCTGGTACTCATCGGCGTACAGGATAAGCCGGTGGAGGGGATTCAATTGACGACGAAATTACACATGCCTTCGCCCGAACAAATCGTTGTGGACTCCGCACGTCTGGAAATTCCGCAATGGAAGATGGAATTAACAGCAGCCGGCGCGCTCGACAGTTTGTCCGGCGTGATGAAGGGAAAATTTCGTTCGTTCTTTGCCTTTAATTCAGAAGGCGATACAACGCGACTTTTGAACGATGATCTGGCGCTGTGCGGAAAGCTGTCTTTGAAAAATGACATGCAAATCGCCGGAGACGAGCTTCGCGTCGGTGGCTCCGTGCAAACTGACTGGCTGGACATTTTTTACGCAGATCTGCTGCAAATTGACTCCCTCGCCGGCCGGATCAACTTTGCAGAAGCCCTTGACATGGTCAACGGAACAGTCATTTCCGCAAAATCCGGCACGAATAAAGTCAACAGCGCTCATAAATTTTTTTACGATGTTTTTCGGCCTTACTATTTGACTGATGAGAAAAATCAGTCCGTACTGACCATCAAATCCGTCCGGGCAATGAATTATTTGATTGAAAATTTCCGTAGCGATATTTTAATCAAAAACGAAAAAATTGAAATTCCGAATTTTCAGGCGGACATTTATGGCGGAAATGTTTCCGGACAAATTTTCGTAAACATCGCGGACGGGACGCCGGAAAATATCCAGTGGCTGGTTAAAGCAAATGTCGCCCGGCTCAATTCATCGCGCTTGCTGCCGGCCGGACGCCTGGAGGAAGAATCCGCGGAATTGGACATGACACTGGAATTGAACGGCAAAGGCGTTGATCCGGCAGAATATCTCGAATTGTCCGGCTTTCTTTACGTCACAAAAATCGGCGTCAAATTTACTGACAACATGCTGCAATCTTTGGATCCGCAGCAAACGGACAAGAGCATTCAAGACACGCGAAGGCTGCTCAAGTGGGGTTACAAACCAAAGCTGGTGTCGGTGGAAATTAAACACGATAATTTGTACCCTACGATTCATCTTGTCAAGGGGAGTTTTTTCGCGAAACTGATTCCGCTGAATCTGAGTGGCGGTAAAATCGAATTGGCGCGCATTCCGTTGCAGATAATTTTTTCTTCGCTGGAAACGTCTTCCCAGTGA